The Pantoea eucalypti sequence TTGTGCTACCGCCAGCGAAGCCTTTACCGCCTTACAGGCGGGTGCGCAGGCGCTGAAAATTTTCCCCTCTTCGGCATTTGGTCCCGGTTACATCAAAGCGCTGAAAGCGGTGCTGCCACCCGACATTCCGGTGTTTGCCGTGGGCGGTGTGACACCTGAAAACCTGCAGGAATTTCTGGCTGCGGGCTGCGTCGGCGCAGGATTAGGCAGCGATCTCTATCGCGCCGGTCAGCCGCTGTCACGCACGATAGAAAAGGCTCAGGCTTTTGTTACTGCATATAAGGACGCTGTACGATGAAAATTACCAGACTGACCACTTACCGCTTACCGCCGCGCTGGATGTTCCTGAAGATAGAAACCGATGAAGGCATCGTTGGCTGGGGCGAGCCGGTTATTGAAGGCCGGGCGCGAAGCGTGGAAGCCGCCGTTCATGAACTATCAGAGTACCTGATTGGCCAGGATCCCTCGCGCATCAACGATTTATGGCAGGTAATGTATCGCGGCGGCTTCTACCGGGGTGGCCCGATTCTGATGAGCGCCATTGCCGGTATCGATCAGGCTCTGTGGGACATCAAAGGCAAAGCACTGGGGGTACCGGTTTATCAGTTACTGGGCGGTCTGGTGCGTGACCGTATTAAAGCCTACAGCTGGGTAGGCGGCGATCGTCCGACTGATGTGATTGAAGGCATCACAAAACTGCGGACCATCGGTTTTGACACTTTCAAGCTTAATGGCTGCGAAGAGATGGGCATTATCGACAGCGCACTGAAAGTAGATGCCGCAGTCAATACCGTGGCGCAAATCCGCGAAGCTTTTGGGAAAGAGATCGAATTTGGCCTGGATTTCCACGGGCGCGTCAGCGCACCAATGGCAAAAGTCCTGATCAAAGAGCTGGAACCCTATCGCCCACTCTTCATCGAAGAGCCGGTACTGGCTGAGCAGGCGGAATATTATCCGCGCCTTGCCGCACAGACTCACATTCCGATTGCCGCGGGCGAGCGCATGTTCTCACGCTTTGAGTTCAAGCGTGTGCTGGAAGCGGGCGGGCTGGCGATTCTGCAACCTGACCTCTCTCATGCAGGCGGCATTACCGAATGCTACAAAATTGCCGCAATGGCGGAATCCTATGATGTGGCCCTGGCCCCGCACTGCCCACTGGGCCCGATTGCACTGGCCGCCTGTCTGCACATCGACTTTGTGTCACGTAATGCGGTGTTCCAGGAGCAGAGCATGGGCATTCACTACAATCAGGGCGCAGAGCTGCTCGATTATGTACTGAATAAAGATGATTTTAAAATGGATGATGGCCATTTCTATCCCCTGAATAAACCAGGACTGGGTGTGGAAATTAATGAAGAGTTAGTGATAGCACGCAGTAAAAATGCGCCTGACTGGCGTAATCCATTATGGCGATCAGCAGATGGTTCGGTCGCAGAATGGTAATTTATCTGACGGAATAAAATAAAAAAAATCTGTAAAGAATGTGCCGGTAAATAAGGCGCAGGGGTCAGCACATGCCTGCGTCAGCCGGAATATAAAAAAACTTATCTTCCGCCCCAGTGCGTCTTGCAGACGCCTGTGGTGTTCTGTGCGCCAGATTTGCCCAAAAAGTCAGTCTGGCGCCGGTCCGATACCCTACAAAGCACGTAATTTTCCTTACGTGAAGACGGAGAAGCACTATGGATCTCTCAGCAACACAGGAAAAACCGACTCGCCGCCGTTATTTAACCCTGGTAATGATCTTTATTACTGTGGTGATCTGTTATGTGGACCGCGCTAATTTAACCGTGGCGTCTGCGCATATTCAGGAGGAATTTGGTATTACTAAAGCGCAAATGGGTTATGTCTTTTCTGCCTTTGCCTGGTTATATACGCTTTGCCAGATCCCCGGCGGTTGGTTTCTGGATCGGGTCGGTTCACGATTAACCTATTTTATTGCCATTTTCGGCTGGTCAGTGGCGACATTGCTGCAGGGCTTTGCCAGCGGATTACTCTCGCTGATCGGTCTGCGTGCCATTACCGGTATTTTTGAAGCCCCCGCTTTCCCGACCAATAACCGGCTGGTAACCAGCTGGTTCCCGGAGCAGGAGCGCGCCTCAGCCGTCGGCTTTTATACGTCGGGTCAGTTTGTCGGCCTTGCTTTTCTGACACCGCTGCTGATTTGGGTTCAGGAGCTACTCAGCTGGCACTGGGTCTTCATCATTACCGGCGCTGTCGGTATTGTCTGGTCATTCATCTGGATCAAAGTTTATCAGGCACCCAATAAAAGCAAAGGCATTAATCAGGCTGAGCTGAGCTATATCCGTGAAGGTGGTGCTATGGTGGAAGGCGATGCGCCGGTGGCCAAAAAAGATCGGATGCGTTTAACTGCCGCCGACTGGAAACTGGTGTTTCATCGCAAGCTGTGCGGCGTCTATCTCGGTCAGTTTGCCGTCACCTCCACTCTGTGGTTTTTCCTGACCTGGTTCCCTAACTATCTCACCCAGGAGAAGCACATTGCCGCGCTAACGGCAGGCTTTATGACCACGGTGCCCTTCCTGGCTGCCTTTGTTGGCGTCATCCTCTCTGGCATTGTGGCTGACCGTCTGGTACGCAGCGGCCGTTCGCTAGGGTTTGCCCGTAAAACGCCGATTATCTGTGGCCTGCTGATATCAACCTGCATCATGGGTGCCAACTACACTAATGATCCGGTGTGGATTATGGTGCTGATGGGGCTGGCGTTCTTTGGGAATGGATTTGCGTCGATCACCTGGTCACTGGTCTCTTCACTGGCACCGGTGCGCCTGATCGGGCTGACCGGTGGAGTGTTCAACTTTGTCGGTGGACTGGGCGGCATCACCGTGCCGTTGGTCGTGGGCTATCTGGCTCAGGATTACGGTTTTGCCCCGGCGCTGACCTATATTTCGGTTGTGGCCCTACTCGGTGCCCTCTCCTACATCCTGCTGGTCGGCGATGTGAAACGCGTCGGTTAATCGTCTGCTACGACTGTCATCTTCTCCGGGCCGCAGCGGCCCGGCTCCCTGCATCCGGCAAAAAAGCTGCACCGCAAAACAGAATCGCGTAATTTGTCGGGCAACGCTGTCTCCGTGGGTTTTATCATGTCAGAAAAACAGATCACCTTTGCTGCCCGTCAGCATCAGCTCACCAATATCAATGTCTGGACTGCCGACAGTCAGTGGCTGGCGTTTGACGTCCGTCCCTCGGGCGCGTCGTTTACCAGCCAGACCATTGAGCGGGTCAATGTGATGACCGGAGAGGTAGAGGTGCTCTATCAGGCCCGACACGGAGCCCACGTCGGCGTAGTCACGGTCAGTCCCGACCTGCCGCCACGCTACGTCTGTATTCATGGCCCGGAACATCCCGATGCCAGCTGGCAGTATGATTTCCACCACCGGCGCGGTGTGCTCGTTCAGAACGGCACGGCGGTGAATCTGGATGCCTGCGATATCACGCCGCCGTTCACCCCTGGCGCGCTGCGTGGCGGTTCGCATGTGCATGTCTTTAGTCCTGATGGTTCACGCCTGAGTTTTACCTACAATGACCACGTGATGCATGAACTGGATAGCCGTCAGGATCTGCGCAACGTCGGCGTCGCCTTGCCGCTGTGTGCTGTCACGCCTGTAAAGCAGCATCCGCGTGAATATGACGGCACTTTTTTCTGCGTGCTGGTGAGCCAGACGCATACGAAACCACAACCCGGCAGCGACCAGATCAATCGTGCCTATGAGGAGTGCTGGGTCGGTGAGCGCGGTTATCAGAAACCAGACGGCAGCTGGCAGCGCTGGGCTATCGCTTTTATTGGCGACACCGTGACGGCACAGGGCGAGAAACGGCCTGAAGTTTTTATTGTTGATCTGCCTGACGCGCTGGAGGAGTACGCCCGCGCCGGAGAGAAGCCACTGGAGGGCAGCAGCCAGCAGTTACCTGCGCCACCGGCTGGCGTGCAGCAGCGTCGCCTGACGCACAGCCGCGGCGTGGCGCTGCAACCGCGCCACTGGCTGCGTGCTGCACCGGATGGCAGCCAGATCGCGTTTCTGATGGCGGATGCAGGAGAGGTGATCCAGCTCTGGATGGTGTCGCCCAATGGCGGCGAACCGCGTCAGATCACCCATCTCAGCCACAGCATTCAGTCCGCCTTTAGCTGGCATCCTGAGGGCCAGGCGATTGCCTTTATCTGTGATAACAGCGTGATGCGATGTGACATTGAGAGCGGCGCGTGTCAGCGGCTGACCGGCAGAACGGAAGAAGCACCGTCAGGTGACGCGGTGGTCTGGTCACCGGACGGTACACAGATTGCTTATATGCGTGAGGTGAATGGCTGGCGGCAACTCTTTACGGTTGCGGCTGCGACCGCACAGGAGGCATAGGCTGCGCCTGTGCCAGGCTTTCGTTGGTATGCGCGAGTCTTTCGCTCTGCAGGATGCGTTCACGTGGGGAGTCGAGAGTTTTGTCCTGGTCGCTACGGTAGTAGTCCCACGGCAGCAGCAGCGTATCCAGCACGGCAGAGAAAGGAAGATCGATTAACGCCAGCGGCTTCAGCGCCCAGCTGGTATCACCATCGGCCAGCATGTCAGCGCTGGCACGGGTGCCGGGATAGTAGCCCTGACTCGCACCGGTGTGAGACATCACGCTGGAACAGCCGGTTGTCACCATTGCGCAGCACACTATTCCAGCCAGAGGTAAGGTCTTTAATTTCATCATCATCATCCCTTCAGTCATGGCATAAGCCTGGCTGAGTTTGCTTGCCAGACAACGTCAACACTCTGGGGCGAAGTCCGTTCTGGTCTGGCAAAAGTAGTCCTGAGTGTATGTCATTTCCTCAGATTGGCGAAAAAAATTGCATTTTACCCTCTTGAAAATCCTCTTCTGACACCCATTTTTACTTTACGGACGCACTCACGGTTGCCGCAAGGGACAGTGAGGTGCCGTATCCAGCCTGTCCACTAGTGGAAGGTTGCCAAAACTTGCTGAACTTCAGGAGTCTTAATATGCGTAATTTTGATCTCACCCCACTTTATCGCTCTGCTATCGGTTTTGATCGCCTGTTTAACCTGCTCGAATCTAATCAGAATCAGAGCAATGGCGGCTATCCTCCTTATAACGTAGAACTGGTCGATGAAAATCACTATCGCATTACGATTGCGGTGGCCGGTTTTTCTCAGAGCGAACTGGATATTACAGCGCACGATAACGTGCTGATTGTGCGGGGAGCCCATCCTGAAGAGCAGGCCGAGCGTAAATACCTGTATCAGGGAATCGCCGAGCGCAACTTTGAGCGTAAATTCCAGCTCGCCGACCACATTGTGGTGCGCGATGCCCGTCTCGAAAATGGTCTGCTGAGCATCGACCTTGAACGTCTGGTGCCGGAAGAGGCGAAACCACGCCGTATTGAGATTCTGAAGTAAGATTGGGATTCAGAATTAACCACAACAAACGCCGCTTATGCGGCGTTTGTCGTTTTTGATGTCAGTGGGAGCGCAGGCTCAGGGAGCATACGCAGCGTCAGCGGCGTTTCAGACTGCTGGCATACCCAAATCAGGGTGAATCTGGCCGCAACGAGTAAACTCAACGCGCAGGAAACACGGGCAGAAGAGGAAAGCGTCCCGCGCCATGGACAAAAACGTCGGGAGCGTTTTTGAACAACGCGAAGCGTTGGCC is a genomic window containing:
- the dgoD gene encoding galactonate dehydratase; this translates as MKITRLTTYRLPPRWMFLKIETDEGIVGWGEPVIEGRARSVEAAVHELSEYLIGQDPSRINDLWQVMYRGGFYRGGPILMSAIAGIDQALWDIKGKALGVPVYQLLGGLVRDRIKAYSWVGGDRPTDVIEGITKLRTIGFDTFKLNGCEEMGIIDSALKVDAAVNTVAQIREAFGKEIEFGLDFHGRVSAPMAKVLIKELEPYRPLFIEEPVLAEQAEYYPRLAAQTHIPIAAGERMFSRFEFKRVLEAGGLAILQPDLSHAGGITECYKIAAMAESYDVALAPHCPLGPIALAACLHIDFVSRNAVFQEQSMGIHYNQGAELLDYVLNKDDFKMDDGHFYPLNKPGLGVEINEELVIARSKNAPDWRNPLWRSADGSVAEW
- a CDS encoding MFS transporter, which translates into the protein MDLSATQEKPTRRRYLTLVMIFITVVICYVDRANLTVASAHIQEEFGITKAQMGYVFSAFAWLYTLCQIPGGWFLDRVGSRLTYFIAIFGWSVATLLQGFASGLLSLIGLRAITGIFEAPAFPTNNRLVTSWFPEQERASAVGFYTSGQFVGLAFLTPLLIWVQELLSWHWVFIITGAVGIVWSFIWIKVYQAPNKSKGINQAELSYIREGGAMVEGDAPVAKKDRMRLTAADWKLVFHRKLCGVYLGQFAVTSTLWFFLTWFPNYLTQEKHIAALTAGFMTTVPFLAAFVGVILSGIVADRLVRSGRSLGFARKTPIICGLLISTCIMGANYTNDPVWIMVLMGLAFFGNGFASITWSLVSSLAPVRLIGLTGGVFNFVGGLGGITVPLVVGYLAQDYGFAPALTYISVVALLGALSYILLVGDVKRVG
- a CDS encoding YceK/YidQ family lipoprotein, with translation MMKLKTLPLAGIVCCAMVTTGCSSVMSHTGASQGYYPGTRASADMLADGDTSWALKPLALIDLPFSAVLDTLLLPWDYYRSDQDKTLDSPRERILQSERLAHTNESLAQAQPMPPVRSQPQP
- a CDS encoding DUF3748 domain-containing protein; amino-acid sequence: MSEKQITFAARQHQLTNINVWTADSQWLAFDVRPSGASFTSQTIERVNVMTGEVEVLYQARHGAHVGVVTVSPDLPPRYVCIHGPEHPDASWQYDFHHRRGVLVQNGTAVNLDACDITPPFTPGALRGGSHVHVFSPDGSRLSFTYNDHVMHELDSRQDLRNVGVALPLCAVTPVKQHPREYDGTFFCVLVSQTHTKPQPGSDQINRAYEECWVGERGYQKPDGSWQRWAIAFIGDTVTAQGEKRPEVFIVDLPDALEEYARAGEKPLEGSSQQLPAPPAGVQQRRLTHSRGVALQPRHWLRAAPDGSQIAFLMADAGEVIQLWMVSPNGGEPRQITHLSHSIQSAFSWHPEGQAIAFICDNSVMRCDIESGACQRLTGRTEEAPSGDAVVWSPDGTQIAYMREVNGWRQLFTVAAATAQEA
- the ibpA gene encoding small heat shock chaperone IbpA → MRNFDLTPLYRSAIGFDRLFNLLESNQNQSNGGYPPYNVELVDENHYRITIAVAGFSQSELDITAHDNVLIVRGAHPEEQAERKYLYQGIAERNFERKFQLADHIVVRDARLENGLLSIDLERLVPEEAKPRRIEILK